The Vanessa atalanta chromosome 2, ilVanAtal1.2, whole genome shotgun sequence genome has a segment encoding these proteins:
- the LOC125075430 gene encoding NADPH:adrenodoxin oxidoreductase, mitochondrial isoform X2 — MHLTKKLENVCIDIIEKLPVPFGLVRYGVAPDHPEVKNVINQFTKFAQQTNVNFYGNITLGEDINLLQLRQHYDAVLLTYGAEEDKTLGIENEDATNIIAARNFVGWYNGHPRDRHLKVDLSGPVAAILGQGNVALDVARILLSPLDTLKKTDITEYALQSLAESKIKELYLVGRRGPLNVAFTIKELREQIKLKNCATVWRENDFAGVAEAVKDLQRPKKRLIELMLKSLNENDDISGENEKSFKPIFFRSPKKFLVNSENYLSGIELIVNKLKGDRIEDQKCIPTNETEILNCSLAFRSIGYKSIKVVEDLPFSANGVVINENGRVSNNEDSEIAKLYVAGWLGTGPVGVILHTMSNAFQVAKLICEDLKKHNNYNKDGFAGVKNDINKNIPVIDWSGWEKIDKYECDEGKKLGKPREKLTSFLMIPTPKIYLFTMTEENWNDDGAEAGSMAIDSMPLPQPADIPEIKLFGRWSCYDVQVSDMSLQDYISVKEKYAKYLPHSAGRYAHKRFRKAQCPIVERLTNSLMMHGRNNGKKLMAVRIVKHAFEIIHLLTGENPLQVLVTAIINSGPREDSTRIGRAGTVRRQAVDVSPLRRVNQAIWLLCTGAREAAFRNIKTIAECVADELINAAKGSSNSYAIKKKDELERVAKSNR, encoded by the exons ATGCATTTAACTAAGAAACTGGAGAATGtatgtattgatattatagAAAAGCTGCCAGTTCCATTCGGATTAGTAAG GTATGGAGTTGCCCCTGATCATCCAGAAGTAAAGAATGTTATAAATCAATTCACCAAATTTGCTCAACaaacaaatgttaatttttatggtAATATAACCTTAGGAGAGGATATCAATTTGTTACAATTGAGACAACATTATGATGCTGTTTTGTtg ACTTATGGAGCAGAGGAAGATAAGACTTTAGGTATTGAAAATGAAGACGCTACTAATATAATTGCTGCGAGAAATTTTGTGGGATGGTATAATGGTCATCCTAGAGATAGACATCTTAAG gttGATTTATCTGGACCTGTAGCAGCTATTCTTGGTCAAGGAAATGTAGCACTTGATGTTGCTAGAATATTGTTGTCGCCATTAGATACTTTGAAAAAAACTGACATTACAGAGTATGCACTGCAATCATTAGCAGAATCAAAAATCAAAGAATTATATCTTGTAGGAAGAAGAGGCCCACTAAATGTGGCATTTACAATTAAAGAACTCCGTgaacaaattaaacttaaaaattgtgCAACAGTTTGGAGGGAAAATGATTTTGCAGGTGTTGCAGAAGCTGTTAAAGATTTGCAGAGACCTAAAAAGAGATTGATAGAGCTTATGCTTAAATCACTTAATGAAAATGATGATATTAGTGGTGAAAATGAAAAGTCTTTCAaaccaatattttttaggaGCCCAAAAAAATTTTTGGTCAATTCGGAAAATTACTTAAGTGGTATAGAATTAATAGTTAACAAATTAAAAGGTGACAGAATAGAAGATCAAAAATGTATTCCAACAAATGAAacagaaattttaaattgttctcTTGCATTTCGTAGCATtggttataaaagtattaaagttGTTGAAGATTTACCATTTAGTGCTAATGGTgttgtaataaatgaaaatggtCGAGTTTCAAACAACGAAGACAGTGAAATAGCAAAGCTTTATGTGGCTGGATGGCTAGGTACAGGACCTGTAGGagttattttacatacaatgaGTAATGCATTCCAAGTTGCAAAATTAATCTGtgaggatttaaaaaaacataacaattacaATAAGGATGGATTTGCTGGagttaaaaatgatattaataagaatattccTGTAATAGATTGGAGTGGTTGggaaaaaattgataaatatgagTGTGATGAAGGTAAAAAACTTGGTAAACCTCGCGAGAAACTGACATCC TTTTTGATGATACCAACACCGAAAATCTAC ttgttCACAATGACCGAGGAAAACTGGAACGATGATGGTGCCGAGGCGGGCAGCATGGCCATCGACAGCATGCCATTGCCACAACCGGCTGACATTCCCGAAATTAAACTGTTCGGGAGATGGAGTTGCTACGATGTCCAGGTTTCAGATATGTCGCTACAGGATTACATTTCAGTCAAGGAGAAATACGCTAAATACTTGCCACACTCGGCTGGTAGATACGCTCACAAGCGATTCCGTAAAGCGCAGTGCCCTATTGTCGAACGTTTGACAAATTCCTTGATGATGCATGGACGCAACAACGGAAAGAAATTGATGGCCGTGCGTATTGTTAAGCACGCTTTTGAGATCATCCATCTTCTGACTGGCGAAAATCCTCTTCAAGTTCTTGTGACAGCTATTATCAACTCTGGTCCTCGTGAAGATTCCACTAGAATCGGTCGTGCTGGTACAGTGCGTCGTCAAGCTGTGGATGTGTCCCCACTTCGTCGTGTGAACCAAGCTATCTGGTTGTTGTGCACAGGAGCACGTGAAGCAGCATTCAGAAACATTAAGACAATTGCGGAGTGTGTTGCTGATGAACTTATTAACGCTGCTAAGGGTTCATCAAACTCTTACGCTATTAAGAAAAAGGATGAGTTGGAACGTGTTGCTAAATCCAACCGTTAA
- the LOC125075430 gene encoding 40S ribosomal protein S5 isoform X1: MTEENWNDDGAEAGSMAIDSMPLPQPADIPEIKLFGRWSCYDVQVSDMSLQDYISVKEKYAKYLPHSAGRYAHKRFRKAQCPIVERLTNSLMMHGRNNGKKLMAVRIVKHAFEIIHLLTGENPLQVLVTAIINSGPREDSTRIGRAGTVRRQAVDVSPLRRVNQAIWLLCTGAREAAFRNIKTIAECVADELINAAKGSSNSYAIKKKDELERVAKSNR, translated from the coding sequence ATGACCGAGGAAAACTGGAACGATGATGGTGCCGAGGCGGGCAGCATGGCCATCGACAGCATGCCATTGCCACAACCGGCTGACATTCCCGAAATTAAACTGTTCGGGAGATGGAGTTGCTACGATGTCCAGGTTTCAGATATGTCGCTACAGGATTACATTTCAGTCAAGGAGAAATACGCTAAATACTTGCCACACTCGGCTGGTAGATACGCTCACAAGCGATTCCGTAAAGCGCAGTGCCCTATTGTCGAACGTTTGACAAATTCCTTGATGATGCATGGACGCAACAACGGAAAGAAATTGATGGCCGTGCGTATTGTTAAGCACGCTTTTGAGATCATCCATCTTCTGACTGGCGAAAATCCTCTTCAAGTTCTTGTGACAGCTATTATCAACTCTGGTCCTCGTGAAGATTCCACTAGAATCGGTCGTGCTGGTACAGTGCGTCGTCAAGCTGTGGATGTGTCCCCACTTCGTCGTGTGAACCAAGCTATCTGGTTGTTGTGCACAGGAGCACGTGAAGCAGCATTCAGAAACATTAAGACAATTGCGGAGTGTGTTGCTGATGAACTTATTAACGCTGCTAAGGGTTCATCAAACTCTTACGCTATTAAGAAAAAGGATGAGTTGGAACGTGTTGCTAAATCCAACCGTTAA
- the LOC125075410 gene encoding AP-3 complex subunit mu-1, producing the protein MIHSLFIINPSGDVFLEKHWRSVIPRSVCDYYLEAQRASPNDVPPVLAAPHHYLISIQRGGVALVAVSKQEVAPLFVIEFLHRVVDTFQDYFSDCTETIIKENYVVVYELLDEMLDNGFPLATESNILKELIKPPNILRTIANTVTGKSNVSSILPSGQLSNVPWRRSGVKYANNEAYFDVIEEVDAIIDKSGATVSAEIQGYIDCCIKLSGMPDLTLTFVNPRLFDDVSFHPCVRFKRWESERILSFIPPDGNFRLMSYHIGSQSVVAIPIYVRHNLTLRNNGDQGRLDLTVGPKQTMGRTLENVALEICMPKCVLNCSLTANQGKYSYDPVSKVLLWDIGRIELPKLPNIRGSVSVASGADTSGANPSINVHFTIPQLAVSGLRVSRLDMYGAKYKPFKGVKYVTKAGKFHVRM; encoded by the exons ATGATCCacagtttgtttataataaatccatCTGG tGATGTGTTTCTTGAAAAACATTGGCGGAGCGTCATTCCACGATCAgtatgtgattattatttagaGGCTCAAAGAGCTTCACCTAAC GATGTACCTCCTGTGCTTGCTGCTCCTCATCATTACTTGATATCTATTCAGCGAGGGGGGGTTGCTCTTGTAGCAGTCAGTAAACAAGAGGTTGCTCCACTTTTTGTGATAGAGTTTCTGCATAGAGTTGTAGATACATTTCAG GATTATTTCTCTGATTGCACAGAGactattataaaagaaaattatgttgTTGTGTATGAg ctgcTAGATGAAATGTTGGACAATGGCTTTCCATTGGCCACTGAGAGTAATATTCTCAAGGAATTAATAAAGCCGCCTAACATTTTGAGAACAATTGCTAATACTGTTACTGGTAAATCGAA tGTGTCATCAATATTGCCTTCCGGTCAGCTTTCAAATGTTCCATGGAGAAGGTCAGGTGTCAAGTATGCTAACAATGAAGCTTATTTTGATGTCATTGAAGAAGTTGATGCTATAATTGACAAAAGTGGTGCAACAGTTTCAGCTGAAATACAGGGTTAT attGATTGCTGCATCAAGCTAAGTGGTATGCCAGATTTAACACTAACTTTTGTGAACCCGCGTCTCTTTGATGACGTTTCATTCCATCCTTGTGTTAGATTTAAGCGTTGGGAG tctGAAAGAATATTGTCTTTTATACCGCCTGATGGTAATTTCCGTCTCATGTCTTACCATATTGGATCCCAGAGCGTTGTTGCGATTCCTATTTATGTTAGACATAACCTCACTTTAAGGAATAATGGTGATCAAGGAAGATTAGATCTGACTGTTGGACCAAAACAGACCATGGGAAGAACATTAGAAA ACGTCGCATTAGAAATCTGTATGCCAAAATGTGTTCTAAATTGTTCTCTGACGGCCAACCAGGGTAAATACTCTTACGACCCTGTCAGCAAAGTTCTACTCTGGGATATAGGACGCATTGAGCTACCTAAACTGCCCAATATACGAGGAAGT gtGTCAGTAGCTTCTGGTGCGGATACTTCCGGCGCCAATCCAAGCATTAATGTTCACTTCACAATACCTCAGCTGGCGGTCAGTGGGCTCAGAGTGAGCCGGCTGGACATGTACGGCGctaaatataaaccttttaaGGGTGTTAAATACGTAACGAAGGCTGGCAAGTTCCATGTGAGAATGTGA